Proteins encoded together in one Acipenser ruthenus chromosome 40, fAciRut3.2 maternal haplotype, whole genome shotgun sequence window:
- the LOC117397291 gene encoding sodium channel subunit beta-4 isoform X1, which yields MKAGRTGSLLWSWVQPEEWIFKGLLLTLLLGVCWSPGALSLEVSVGKIPSLEALNGSDVLLPCSFTSCIGYEDLLFRWSYNRNGTLELMLEATIKGPKYEPRILFSDYRVQFAGTSKTNNISIILLNVDFEDSGQYICYAKNPKEKNRVHRATYTLLVVSEMKVVDKTLTTIIASVVGGLIGFLIVFLLGKKLILFAIAKSRERKECLVSSSGIDNTENGPTGTKGNKKPTPKA from the exons ATGAAGGCAGGCAGGACCGGGTCTCTCTTGTGGAGTTGGGTTCAGCCAGAAGAATGGATTTTCAAAGGGCTCCTTCTAACTCTGCTGCTCG GAGTGTGCTGGTCCCCGggggctctctctctggaggTGTCTGTTGGGAAGATACCGAGCCTGGAGGCTCTGAACGGCTCCGACGTGCTCCTGCCCTGCAGCTTCACCAGCTGCATCGGCTACGAGGACCTGCTCTTCAGGTGGTCCTACAACAGGAACGGCACcttggagctg ATGCTTGAAGCGACTATCAAAGGACCCAAATATGAGCCTCGAATTCTCTTCTCAGATTACCGTGTGCAGTTCGCTGGCACCTCGAAGACAAACAACATCTCCATCATCCTGTTAAACGTGGACTTCGAGGACTCCGGACAGTACATCTGCTACGCCAAGAATCCCAAAGAGAAGAACCGTGTGCACCGAGCGACCTACACGCTCCTCGTCGTGTCTGAGA tgaaagtagtagataaaacccTGACCACCATCATTGCTTCAGTGGTGGGAGGGCTGATTGGGTTCCTCATTGTGTTTCTATTGGGCAAGAAGCTCATCCTCTTCGCCATCGCCAAATCCCGAGAAAGGAA GGAGTGCCTTGTAAGCTCCTCAGGGATTGACAACACAGAGAACGGACCGACAGGAACCAAAGGCAATAAGAAGCCAACACCAAAGGCATGA
- the LOC117397291 gene encoding sodium channel subunit beta-4 isoform X2: MDFQRAPSNSAARSVLVPGGSLSGGVCWEDTEPGGSERLRRAPALQLHQLHRLRGPALQVVLQQERHLGADYRVQFAGTSKTNNISIILLNVDFEDSGQYICYAKNPKEKNRVHRATYTLLVVSEMKVVDKTLTTIIASVVGGLIGFLIVFLLGKKLILFAIAKSRERKECLVSSSGIDNTENGPTGTKGNKKPTPKA; the protein is encoded by the exons ATGGATTTTCAAAGGGCTCCTTCTAACTCTGCTGCTCG GAGTGTGCTGGTCCCCGggggctctctctctggaggTGTCTGTTGGGAAGATACCGAGCCTGGAGGCTCTGAACGGCTCCGACGTGCTCCTGCCCTGCAGCTTCACCAGCTGCATCGGCTACGAGGACCTGCTCTTCAGGTGGTCCTACAACAGGAACGGCACcttggagctg ATTACCGTGTGCAGTTCGCTGGCACCTCGAAGACAAACAACATCTCCATCATCCTGTTAAACGTGGACTTCGAGGACTCCGGACAGTACATCTGCTACGCCAAGAATCCCAAAGAGAAGAACCGTGTGCACCGAGCGACCTACACGCTCCTCGTCGTGTCTGAGA tgaaagtagtagataaaacccTGACCACCATCATTGCTTCAGTGGTGGGAGGGCTGATTGGGTTCCTCATTGTGTTTCTATTGGGCAAGAAGCTCATCCTCTTCGCCATCGCCAAATCCCGAGAAAGGAA GGAGTGCCTTGTAAGCTCCTCAGGGATTGACAACACAGAGAACGGACCGACAGGAACCAAAGGCAATAAGAAGCCAACACCAAAGGCATGA